In Cryptomeria japonica chromosome 1, Sugi_1.0, whole genome shotgun sequence, the sequence TTTTCATGCTTTGTCCACTGAAGAAAGtgaaagttaaaaaaaataaataaaaaaaattcaataaaaagttacataattttgttaaaaaatatCTCAAAAGTACTttcattaaaaatatgaaatacctTTTACAAAAATTCATCTTAAATCTAGATTTCTCCAATCAAACTTCATTAAAAAATAAACACAATATCTTTTTTTAAAGTTCTAAGTTTAGAATCTAAATTTATTCtaagatatttattttattataattttttagaaTGTTTATTGTTCTCTCTTTCtataaacacacacacatgtatgtatacaaaAAAAATACTATAAATATATGGTATAATAGATTAAAGAATTTTTATCAAGAggatatattttaaaagaaaaacaaaaatttagACAAAAGTTGACATTCCAAGAAAATTATGAtcataataaattcaattattaaaaaatattattattatttttgttatgtAAGTTCGGTATAAGGGAGTTGTACCCCCTAAATAAAGAACCAAAATCAATCAAATGCATGCCATTGCCACAAGGGGTGCAACAAAAACAACACAAATTTGTGCTTACAAAATATCCCTACTCAATTAACACACAAGTTACAACATAGTGTTAACTTGTTTTTTCTAAGACCCTCTCATGTAGATGTTCACTTTGTCCACTATTTCTCCCTTCATAGAGTATCCAAGCAACATTTGATGTTTGCGTGCAGGAGATGATTTCCTCTTTACCTATGTCCATCCATGTTGAGATTGGGAGGAGACAAAAGTATTTTGATCCACTTCGGATAAGGGGGACATTTACCTCATATCACTAGTCTTTGCCAGATCTAGAAGAGCATCATCCTCAACACCCAAATGTTCAAGCACTGAAGCTTCTCATGAAATAGTTGCAAGATTTGTAAGCTTCACGTTCTCTCTCCCTATGAAAATGTTTATGCTTTGTAATGCCTCTCCTAGTTACTCTTCTgtgttgaatattttgtgatttGGATTTGGTGTTGTGCCTATGGTTTTACCATTTGCAGTATGATGATGTGGGCATTTTGTGATGATGTGTCCTTGTTTATGGATGCTTTGTTGCTGCATGATGCTCTTGGGTTCTCATTCTATGTTTTACTTTTAAATGCATTGTGTTCTGGTCATGGCCCTATGATGTGTTAACCTACTTCATGGTGATCACGAGTTTCATTCAATTCATCTACATTATGTATATCGTGCATTGTGAATCATGGCTTCGTGTTGTTTCCACCTTGCATAGTGTATCATAAGGTGTTCTAAGGAGTATTCCACATTGTTGGCCACGGCCTTGTGTGGACTCTATCTTGTAAAGTGTGCaatagagagttttttagtggcgaatcttcaccaattggcgaaTTCTGCGTATTTTTGCGtatttttttttgaggaaatggcaaatagtctggggcaacatagtggtcaaatcgccCAAAATTTCGGGGTTAACAATACACTGTATtttggcttcgccattgaccacacactatTCGACGTGCATGCTCGTAATATTCGCatggaatcactcggacgtgggtattagataaCCTCCTTTATTCACCAAAAATAGTAACAAAACCACATACCCAGGACCTAATTTGCcaacggtaaattaaatgttcattgcacgcgttggccaaattcgccaatatcaattaaaacattataagcattcgaggacccattccgcctcgcttaaatcaagatgcattttgaaacgccCGCACAATTAGTCAAAAATGCAattatggattgatataaatacactctttcttacaatttgttcgtgtctgattagtaaatttgggagctctcggtTCTCATTCCGCAATTTGAGTTAGAatgtcgaagttcattgtagggcggagggccagagtaACAATCTTGCAATCCTGAATACCCGACTAAGAATGAAGATGAACTTGTTAGTACTAGTgagtttccggatcttgagtccatttgggatatagaagcctcagactgagtcactgaagtgaattaacAATCAATTTTTAGGtatttatactacagttcttgagtcatattacaatttgcaatactatagttgtcgttgatgatttttgatattgtattccttgaatttgtcaatcagaatggatacttatttcatatttttaattgtgaatttgaattattaataaacaattagaatttattttttgaattattagtaaacaattgaattattagtaaattggttccacattatgttgaacatgaaatgcaacaatttgtgtcacaagatccataaaattattcatattgcataactgttagaacctttctactgttctacattaaatgcttaacatgatgttcacggcaattagggttttgtgtttctttttttttttgtcttagttggctagtaaatcgaagttgtcatgcgttgaaaatctgagttgtcctctctttatttgtccatgtcaatgtcaagtgtggtcaagcggttggtcagacaatgagacataTTGTTATGGGACATTTTCCCATGAAAGAATTTGTAATAAAGGAATATATAAATTTCAAAGTAATTAagaaatattattataatgaaagggtgtgactttTGTAACCACCCTTGGGGTATTATTAAAAAGCCGTAAATTAATAGAGAATGGGGGAGGAGGCACAGGAGAAGAATATAGAGAAGGATAAATTGAAAggagcacaagagaggggatagttaaggtctggtggttgggcattgggcattggagaaggggcatacagtgtgtgtccaactcggggtacagcGTACACCTAGGAGTGTCCTAGCCAGGGCTGTGTGTATttcatgtcatgaaggcatgtggggttctgtgtaagaaccgtgtttatttcatgccgtgaaggcatgtgaggttctgtgtaagaaccgtgtcctcctggagtgctcccttgcttgaaaaccctatacctataactaatcctctctCTGTGTGCAGGAAAACAACCTCTCcatgatttacagatatgtatttatcaattttgtttatagtcattgccctaatgtttcactgttattattattaatgttttactatttaaattattgatataattgatgtttataaaagttccttcttgaatatatttttttgcataaatatattgttatgtttttaatgtttatttaatataatttgtgaGTAACTTATCTATTATTACATTAAGTAAATTAAATGATTAATAAATTACCTTACTTTTAAAACTATTTACATTGGGTGAAAAGATGAATTACACatatttaatgtttcatctctaactcgtagataaatttcatgtttaacaatttaagtggcgagttagcgaatgttggtttgggtttaaatcgtggggtctctagttttttgagtgttagcattttatgttagtgagctgaagattgttaatgaaattactttggtcgcgaggtcccgaattggtttgatgtcatgcattatagccgtgagagttagcgagtaagtcattaatggtctgtgtgccactactCGCACATGTTTATGAAGGGAAtaataattaacataaaacatcgatttttgttggtactcgctggGTCACTAcagtcaagagataaatagttttgagattttaaGGTTATCACTAGCtcgtaggtcctttatcatcaagtcagtttaagtcacgagcttgcgagtactgggagattttagttgtcgctaccttgcaagatgttttgcacttgaccattttatgttgcgaggttgcgactgcgtgtgattttatgttattgcaaggtcgcgaggtgttcacggttaagtcattttaatttgtgatcatgcgatgtggttggtatcgcaacttagttggtttcattgcttgctcgcaggttttgaagttgtttagcattttatgttgcgatctggcgataggtaagttttggtttgattttgtggtcatcgcatgctcgcggatttgtaagtcttaagtcaaaaagtgttgcgagcatgcgatggtggttaagtgtcttgttgtcgcgagatcgcaagggtttaagtcaagttaagttttgagttgcgatgaaataagttgttttgttagatttgtagtggtcgccagctcgcaggtaaagaaagaatattacaaatgctgttgcgaggttgcgactgaagggttTGATGAAGATCAACGATTGTCACTCACTCGCgcgattctttgaggattcgtaaaaggggttgcgagcttgcgattaagaggatttggtagcattgttggtAGCTCgccggttactttccaaattgttataaccgattgcgagtgtgtgattaaagatggggattttgacacatggacttgtttgccgggttctgtaaaagttttgccacgtgttttaatgacttaatatcttgaaatcgccaatatttttttttatggtttgaaaatagcttgaaatcgccaatattttattttaatggtttgaaaatgggttgaaatcgccaatattttttttaatggtttgaaaataacttgaaatcgccaatgcaaatatttttttggttttaaaaacattacaattcgccaggatttttcacaaactttgagtgatcacggctaattcgccaatggagattattatttttctctgtaAACCGCAAAATTCacaagtaaaattaaaattttcctcgagaATTATAcagctttcgccaggtttttacaccttttCTGGGGGGGGGTTTCTTATAGTTTTCCTTGGTGTGCAGTTGGTATTATTAATGTAACTCATACACCATGATAACCTTGCGTTAATGTGGCAAACTGCCTTGTCAAGTTGTTCTTGCTAAGTATGTGGATATCACTATCATAATATGTGATAGCATTCGTAATGTGAGTATATGCATGTCCTTATGTGGATAGTATCGACGAGGCTTAGGTGAGTCGCCATGGTATATGTAAGATGCAAGTACCCAAATGTTGAATTCATAATGTACCTTGAAGTGGCCTTGTGTTGTGAACATGTGAGTAAGGTGAATCTTGTTTATAGTACCCTTGTGATCACAAATTTCCTCATGAATTTGATTTTCTAAGTGAGTTTAACCCTTGCAAGTGAATGTATCTCGTGTGGATGTGGTATTATCTTTCCTTGTATATGTTTTCTCACATGAGGATGTGATTGCATTGCATTGAAGTAGTAAATGGTTGCAAGTGAGTGGAAAGCATTATTGCATGAATTGTTGCATAAATATTGTCTAGTATTGAAGTGTAGATGACTCAATTGTTTGATGTGGTTGGGTACGTTCTTTAATGCATTCGGGATGTTGTATTCTCAGGTGTTGCGTAGCTATTACTCCCTCAAATAACATAATAAACATGCTCAATATATTTGTTATAATTTAGACAATcctaattcatttaaaaaaaaaaagcttaTTATGATTGTCTATCATATTCCATATTAGAAAATAATCAACAACCATTCAAGAACAAGGAAAAAACAAACATATTCTTACCTTCTATGAATCAATTTCATTTATAATAAGTTTAAATTTGATTtgcttttttattatttttacacAAATTACTAAATTTCTAATTTTCTGAGTCTTGTTTAAGCTGCGCTTTTAATGATTTGTATTTGATTCTTATGTCTATTGTATTGGCCCTTCAATCTGAATTTTGTTGCCTTTCTTCTTATTTGCCGGTCTTTATTTTATTTCTGATAGAGGTTTAGAGAGCACACCAGTCTAACAAGAGTCTTCACAGAGTAGTTTTAGCTATCTGACATGGGAGCACAAATCTATAGACCGAAACCTCTTCAACTAAAAACCAAAAACTGTAAGATATCCGTTATGCTAATTTCACCTGAGATACTATCCGGTCCTCACCCTTACTATTGTATGTTGTTCAATAAAAAAAACTCTAAATTAGAATAGGTGCTGTTTTACTTTTCCAACACAAATTTGAACTGCGTATCTCCTGTGCTACCAGTTTTTGTTGCCTTTCCTACAATTGCCTTTAACAAAGTCAAAATTCTCCACTTTCATTCCAAAAGCATTCTGCTGCTTTATTGAAAAAATGGTTCCTCTATTTCTCGTACAGCCTCTACCTACTAGGTATCATTGGATTATTTTGTGTAATGGTTCCTTTATAGATGGATCTCCAGGATTCTAAAATTTAAGTATCAAACTGAACTTTCGAAACTGATTGTTGCTGTTTACTGTGCACTCCACAGAAGTTCTTGAAATTCATGCTCTGCCCTGTCCCAATCACTGAAAAAAAGtaccaaaaatttagaaaaaaaattaattgcaaagAATCCAACAGCCATTAAGAGCCCTTCATAGCACCAATTGGTCACTAGAAAGATCAGATTCATTTGCATCATCAACCAATCCATGAAGTCCTAAGCCAGACTTCAGCTGCAGTTGTGTCTAGGTAATAGTAGTTACCATTGATTAGATAAGATTGTTTTTGGATTaaattttgtttgtttttcaaTGGACATTTCAGAAAAGAGTGAACCTTTTTATAATTGAAAACATAAAGCTCTTTATCTATTCACAAGTATAAAATTTATGTTTCATGGGATTGCATTCATTCTGAATGCTTCTACACAGTATAGGTAGCCATGAGCAATCTAAGTTCTGGTCTATGAGGATTTACTATACAATAGAGGTAGCCACTACAGTACAAAGTTAGCATTTCCCAAATGAAAGTGGTCCTATAAACTATAACAAATGCTTAATAGGCCATAGACAACCTTCTTTCCAGAGAAGACTGTAACTTAGCAGGGTCATGCTCTGTCACACTGTCTTTCAAGCTGGCATGGAAGTAGAGAAACACGAAGAAATCACTTGTTGAAAGTTGTGACATGTTTACATCTACACCATGTTGTTCAATCTCCTCAATCATTCTCCAAAAGCATTTTGGCCTTGCTATGCTGGTAACAGTAATCACAACTTCCCTGCCAAAAATGCCCACATCCACCTTAACCTCTCTGCTTTCCTTCCTTGTTTTCCCATGGCGTTCCTTTGCTCTGAGATTGTCTCTATGTTGCCTCAGATGGAATACTTCTTGCTgcaattttttaatgtaattactGGCTTCCTCATACAACCCACATCTATCAACCTGCAATAATACCAAAATGATCTCAGTACAGTCCCACAGATAAATTTTCCTGCagggaaacaaaaaaaaatctGGTTTTGTAATTACCTTTGGAGTGGTAGTGGGCACAAGGGACTGCAATTTGGCACAGAGAAATTTCATACGATTTCTCCTCATTTGCTCTGCGACCACATTGGTTTTCTTGTTGGAAGGTGTAATGGCATAGTACAGTCCTCCAAAAGCACAATCAGATTTGCGTTTTCTGGAGAGAGTATTATGCCCTTCTCCATGGGAAGCCTGTGAAAATGTTACAGGACAAGAATTGAGCTCCATTTGAAGATACAGACATCTGGGGCATCCGGGAATGTATTATAGGATTCAATCCTGTGGTGGGTCAACCCAAATTATCCGCGTCGCTCAACGCTGATTTGCATTTTGGGGGAATACCCATTGACTGCTATACCAGTACCTACTTTTACTCTGTTTCATCTTCCCCACTCTCGTCACTCACTGTTATAACGCGATTTCTCTTAAAACGCCGCACCACGAAATTCACGTGCTATTTGTGATATGTCTTTAGTGTTCCCCTTGTCTAAGCATATGGTACCATGGAGGGGGCTACCTGGAATTTCCCTGTTGTACTTGCCTTTCGCAGTTAAATTCTTGGAATAGTGGAGCAATCCTACTTTGTTTTGGGCAATTAAATTCGAGGAATTGTGGAGCAATTTCATTTTTGTTGGGTAATTGTAAAAAAAATCTGGTAATTATATTCAAGTCGTCCATAGAATTATTTTTGGGTGTTCTTaaattttcataatttcattttatatataaaatagaGATAATCTTAGGGAATCGTGGAGTAATCCATTTTGTCTtaggaaattaaattcagaatctTGCAATTATATTCACACGTGTCTTAGCCTTCTCATGAAGATTCAAAGGCATGTATGTTCTTGTGTGTGTGTGGTCATATGGAATTGTGGAGCAACCTCACCTTGCCTTAGACAATTAAATTCAAAATCTTGCAATTATACACCCATGTTTCTTAGCCCCCTCATGAAGCTTTAGGGACATTACTATTCTTGGGTGTTCTCAATCTTCCATAggtttattttatataaatatatatcattcTATGGAATTGTGGGGCAACCCCATCTTGGCTTAAATTATTGAATTCAAAATCTTGCAATTGTACTCACATGTTTCTTAGCCTCGTAATGAAGATTTAGGGacataatttatataaatatataccaTCCCATGGAATTGTGGAGCAACTCCACCTTGACTTagataattaaattcaaaatgttgcAATTATATTCATGTGCTTCTTAGTCCCCTCATGAAGATTTAGGGACATAATTGTTCTTGGGTGTTCTCAAACCTCCATATGTTTATTTTAGATAAAATAGATATATTGCCATGGAATTGTGGAGCAACTTCACCTTACCTTCGACAATTAAATTCAAAATCTTGTAATTACACTCACATGTTTCTTAACCCCCTCATGAAGATTTAGGGACATAATTGTTCTTCAGTGTCTCAGCCCCTTCTTGATGATTTAAGacatatcctctctctctctctctctctctctctctctctctctctctctctctctctctctctctctctctctctctctctctctctctctctctctctctctctctctctctctctctctggaattGTGGAGCAACACCACCTATGGAATTGTGGAGCAACCCCACCTTGACTTAGACAATTATACTCACATGTTTCTTAGCCCCCTCATAAGGATTTACAAACAACTATTCTTGGGCATTCTCAAACTTCCATAAGttcattttatataaatatatgtagtCATATGGAATTGTGGAGCAACCCCACCTTGCCTTAaataatcaaattcaaaattttgcaattaTACTTGCATGTTTCTTTGCCCCATCATGAAGATTTAGGGACATAATTGTTCTTGGGTGTTCTCTAATTCCATAagtttattttatataaatatatagtcATATGGAATTGTGGAGTAGACCTAGCTTGCCTTAGACAATTAAATTCATAATCTTGCAATTATATTCATATTCTTCTTAGTCCTCTCATGAAGATTTAGGGACATAACTACCCTTGGGTGTTCTCAAACCTCTATAGGTTTATTTTACATAAAATAGATATAATCTCATGGAATTGTGGAGCAACTCCACCTTGCCTTTGACAATTAAATTCAAAATCTTGCAGTTATACTCATGTGCTTC encodes:
- the LOC131060271 gene encoding uncharacterized protein LOC131060271, which translates into the protein MELNSCPVTFSQASHGEGHNTLSRKRKSDCAFGGLYYAITPSNKKTNVVAEQMRRNRMKFLCAKLQSLVPTTTPKVDRCGLYEEASNYIKKLQQEVFHLRQHRDNLRAKERHGKTRKESREVKVDVGIFGREVVITVTSIARPKCFWRMIEEIEQHGVDVNMSQLSTSDFFVFLYFHASLKDSVTEHDPAKLQSSLERRLSMAY